CTTGGCCTTCAGCGTGTCCAGCATGTAGTTGGTGGCGATCACGCCCTGCTGATCGTCGCGCCCGCACATGCGGAACATGGTCTTCATGCCGCGTTCGGTGATCTGCGGGTTAGTGGAGCCGGGGGTGATGGCGATGATGCCGGCCTCGTCATACACCTCGGAGGCGGGCATGGTGGAAGAGGAGCAGAAGTGGCCGACCACCGCCGAAACCTTGTCCTGATCCACCAGCCGGTTGGCGACCGCAACCGCCTGTTTCGGTTCGCAGGCGTCATCCCCCTGCACCAGCTTGATTTTTTCCCCTTTGATGCCGCCGGCGGCGTTGATGTCCGCCGTCGCCTGCGAAGCACCGCGCCAGTACTGATCGCCATAGGTGGCGTTCGGCCCGGAGAACGGCCCGGCGACGCCGATGACGATATCGGCCTGTGCGGAAAACGCCGTACCTAAACAACCGATGAGCAAAGCAGCGAGCGGACTTTTTATCAATTTCGATGACATTGTTATCTTCCTCAGCACTGTTTTCATACCCTGGATAATTGGCGTTGCTCCAGGCGGCAAGAGCATGAGCCCCGAGTGCTGACTCAAGGTCAGTGACCGGGGTAAATGCTCGCAGCCAACACCGAGGCAGCGTCAAGTATGACGGGTATAGCGGAACGCCCGGGGGCGCGGAACTTTCACTTTATGTGTAGACGGGGAAAATAATTTTCTTGAGAGCGCAGTCGCATTCCCCAAAAATGGGTAAGCAAAAATCCAGCCATTGTGACGACGAATACATATTCTTTGCTTATTCATCCTACATATTAGTTACGGCGCGGCGCTTGGCGGGGATAACGGGGGTCTGGATCGTACGATTAACGTGAGAGGGGGTATGAGAGGCAGAGCGGCTCTGCACCATCGCTGTGCAAAGGCTTGTGCAAACAGCGTCAAAACGATTTGGGATGCAAAAATCAGCGCATAGCGATGAAAAATGCCGAAAAACAGCGCAAGGTGCTCATTCCCTCAGCAAACGCACTTTTTTTGCAGTTTAGCGCTTTGACAAACCCCAGGCGCCCCGCTATTATTCGCCCCGTTCACACGATTCCTCTGTAGTTCAGTCGGTAGAACGGCGGACTGTTAATCCGTATGTCACTGGTTCGAGTCCAGTCAGAGGAGCCATATTTAGAGAAGCCCGCTTAAGGAAACTTAAGCGGGCTTTTTGCTTTTAACGCCAAACGCATCGACAGGAAGCGTTACTCCTTGGCTATCGGCGCGGCATTCTCATCGATTTTTACCTCACCCTGAATATCAGCAATCTTCTTCTCCAGATCCGCCACCTGCGCCTTGCTGTGCAGCAAGGTATAGGTCAAATCAAACTGCGCACTGGCGCCAGGCTGCAGCTGCTTAACGCGTTTTTGTTCACGCTCGACAGTGACCGGGTAGGCATAGCTGGTGCCAGGCTCAATCCCCGTCACATACCCCTGCTTTAACGTATCCGTATTCTTCCAGAGCGTCAGAACGGGCAATTGACGGGTGTCGAACTGTATCGCCACCCCTTTGTCGCCCGCGTTATTGACCAGCGCCGCCAGAGTCTGATGATTCGGATCCGATAATGGCTTAATGTTAAAGACCATTTCATCGAACCCTTTGGTTGGACCGGCATAGGTTCCCCAGGTCTTCAGTCCGGCTTTGGCATAGTCGTTAAACGGGCTGATGCTGGCCATCGGCGCCAGGAAGCGAGCGCCATTTTCCAGGATCGGCGCGCCGAAATTGCTGTGATAGATAATCTGGTAGTCATGCGGGTAATCCGCCCGATTGGTTAACACATCATGCAGGCTGAAACTGTTGCTGCCGGGCACGTAGCGTAATTCAGTCAGGGTTTGCAGATCGGCTTTTTTGAATGTGCTCTCTTTGATCAGGCCGCGAACACGAATTTCATACGGCGCGGTATCCGCTACCTCAACCTCAACCAACGAGGCCGGCGTATTGCCCGCTTTGCCGTGCAGCGTGTAAATTTGCCCTCCTGCGGTCACCGGATGACCGGTCCACTCATAGCCGCAACGCACCATCATCTCATTGAAACCTTCCAGCCAGCCTAGCCCATTGCGGCTTTCCAGGTTGATAAAGGCAGGGTTAACCACCTCCTTGACAGGGGAATCCCATCCCATTTTCGCGCCAAATCCTTCTGCCCGCAGGAGGTTCATGCCACGGGTGGGACTCAGCGTGATGGTCAGGCCATCCTCGCTGCGGATAATGACGACTTTGCTGCCTTCCTGCTTGCCACCGTGCAACACTTTCTGCTCAATGCTGAACGTTTTATCCTTAACCTTCAGCGCCTCGCTCGTTATCTGCCAGTTTCCTTTCTCCACGCCCTCTTCAGCGCTGGTCAGCACCCAACTCTGCGCCGCTGCCTGCCCTGAAACCAGAGCCGAAAACACCGCCATAACCCATGTCTTTTTCATTTCCCTTCCCCTTTAGCTGAATCGATTTTTTATTCACAAGAAAAATCTACTGTTAAGCAGGTTAAAGAAATGTGATGAACTTCACCGGGTGAATATTTGGATAAATAGTGCGGTAAAAATACGGATATCATCGCAATTTTAATGAAATGCATTTAGTTTTTGCACATTAAATGAGCGATACATCAACATAAGTCGTATCGTTTCAGCTTAAAAGCAAGAGGGAGGATCCTGGTAAGCAGGACATCGTGCAGGTGCTTCTGGTGGGTTGTTTAACGCTATCTGGCCCAAACGGAAACGCCCATACAGCTTGATCTGCTTTCACCACCGCCTCCCCATGTCAGAGGAGCCACATTGAGAAAAGCCCGCTCAGGGAAGCCTGAGCGGGCTTTTTGCTTTCTGCCGTTAACCGAACGACGGCGTTTACAGCACAACTTCGTAGTGAGAGCCGTCCGGCAGTTCAACATCCAGGCGCAGTTTGCCACCCGCAGCCTCAACATAGCGTTTTAGCGAAGACAGCTT
The sequence above is drawn from the Serratia sp. FDAARGOS_506 genome and encodes:
- a CDS encoding aldose 1-epimerase family protein codes for the protein MKKTWVMAVFSALVSGQAAAQSWVLTSAEEGVEKGNWQITSEALKVKDKTFSIEQKVLHGGKQEGSKVVIIRSEDGLTITLSPTRGMNLLRAEGFGAKMGWDSPVKEVVNPAFINLESRNGLGWLEGFNEMMVRCGYEWTGHPVTAGGQIYTLHGKAGNTPASLVEVEVADTAPYEIRVRGLIKESTFKKADLQTLTELRYVPGSNSFSLHDVLTNRADYPHDYQIIYHSNFGAPILENGARFLAPMASISPFNDYAKAGLKTWGTYAGPTKGFDEMVFNIKPLSDPNHQTLAALVNNAGDKGVAIQFDTRQLPVLTLWKNTDTLKQGYVTGIEPGTSYAYPVTVEREQKRVKQLQPGASAQFDLTYTLLHSKAQVADLEKKIADIQGEVKIDENAAPIAKE